The sequence ATCGGCCAGTATCCGCAACCTTTGCCATGTGGTTCAAAAGAACCGTTATATCCGCAAATAGCTCCATTCCATCCAGTCGAAGTAAGTTTAATCGCTTTTGTCATATGATTTAATTCTTTTAAGTACTCACCAAGAATTTGAAAGGATAGTTTTACAGCCCCATTTGCACTCCATATATTTGGCCCTTTTCCAATTAAATCAGTTAATTTGTATACAGTACCATGATGGCAGTTAAACGCATCTATATGGTCTTGCTGTATTTGGACAATCCCATAAGAAGTTTGCTGGCGGTTAACGGCACTAGAGTCACCATTGCTTTCAACAGATGCAATCGCTAAAAAGACAACAGGATTTATTCCATAGTATTCCCCAGCTTCATTGGCTTGATTGAGCCACCTCTGTATTCTTTCGCTTGTTACGTTATACACAACACGATATCCATATTGTTCACAATCACAAGGTCCGCAGGATTGTAAACTTGCCATATTTACAGCTCCTAACCACATTTTTAAGATCAGTCACACATAAACCTATCTACTATAAAGTATTTCTATAAAGATAAATTGATAAGTTCATAAACCTATGATCTTTAAAATTGATTAGACTGACTAGTAGTTTATATGCCTCCAGATGGCTAGCCCTATAAATGCCTAAGAAATCTTTCCGGTGATTCTAAAAATTGTTTGGTCAGCTGCACATGCTCTATTTCTTCATACTCTCTTTCTATCATTTGATCGTCCTCTAAAGAATAAATGGTTGCACCTGGAATCGCCATTAAAATCGGCGAATGAGTCGAAATCATAAACTGACTTCCTTCTCCTACACTATCTATGATCATTTTTATCAATGCAATTTGTTTAATTGGGGATAGGGGAGCTTCAGGTTCATCTAATATATAGAGGCCACTAGGATGGATCTGGGAGTAAAAAAAATCTAGAAATTTTTCTCCGTGAGAGCGAACATCTAAACCGTCTCCATACCTTGCGCGAAGATCATGAAGAGTGCGAGTATGGGGAAGGGATGCCAGACTTTTTGCATAGGCGGACCGTCCCTTATAGTCGATTTCAATTTGCTTTAACTCATTCTCTGCATCTTCAATCATAGAACGAACACGACGTGAAAAGGAGATAAAGTCTTCAGCCCGCAAAAAAAATCCTCGGTTTGTTATTGTTTTATAAGTCGGACGAATGGCTTTGGCCAATTCTTGACCGGATCTCATGTCTTGATGGTCTGCTAGATCTTGAGCACCAATCAGGTTTCGATTCGTTATACAGGCCAGTCCCTGTAGTAAAGTTGACTTTCCTGTCCCATTTTCACCGACAAATAGGGTGACAGGTTTCGTAAAGGTGAGAGTTTGTAATTTTGCAAAAATAGGAAGGGAAAACGGATATCGTGTTATATCGTTTGGTTTATAGTGGATCGAAGTTAAGAACAATTGAAAAAAGCCCTCCTTTGTATATAAAAAACCTTCAGGATTGCTCTGAAGGTTTACTAGGTAGTTGTATGAGTTACTAGTTTTTAGTTTTAATTTTGCCTGTCCATTTTTTAAAGCCGCCTTGTAAATGATAAAGGTTACGATACCCTTTCCGATAGAGCATTCTCGCTGCCCGGCCGCTGCGGACTCCACTTTGGCAATAAAGATAAACGGGTTTATCTGGACGAACCTCTTTCATTCGCATTTTCAGCTGAGACAGCGGAATATTTCTCGCTCCTAGAATGTGACCGCCGTCAAATTCATTAGGTTCGCGAACATCGATCAGCTGTGCTTTGCGATAACCAGAAATAAAGTCATCCTGTGTAAGGGTCTTAACGATTTTTTTCTGCGTGAAATAATTATAAAGTATATAAGTAATAATTGCTCCGAGTACGATGAGTAATCCAATCATGTAAAGTCCCCCTTTTACCTCTCTAAGAAAAAACTCACTAAAAACTATTATATAGCGGCATAGGAAAAAGAGCAAAAAGAATAATTATAAATTTCCTCAAATAATGCATAAACACTTTCGACAAATTTCCCGATATATATAAAGTAAACTTTTACAAGAGAATGTTTCATTTCGGTGAACTTCACTTTTTAAAATTAATGCTGGTTGTAACAGGAACGTATGTTCTGTTATAATAGAAGAACAGTTAGAAAAAGCAAGGAAATCATCACCTTTAACGGGAATTGGATGGACTTTCCAAATGTGAGAACAAGAAAAATTTTACTTGCAACCACAAAAAAAATTAATATCTGCAGAAAATCTATTTTAATCTCTATCAATCTCTTTTTTTCTTCGTTTCTAACCCTTTTTTTCGTTTGACAAATCTGCTGAAATATGAATTAATCACAATATATAGTATGTTTTTAAAAATTAACATACTATATATTGAATTTTGTTCCTCTGCTATGCTATGGTAGAAAGGAACTTAACTTAATAGTTTTATTAGAGAGGGTGCAGAGTATGCTTGCGACCGAGAGCACAAAACACATTAATATTGAAAGACTGAATAAGGATATAGCGATATTTCCTGCAGTCCACCCCATTACACCAGAGATGCACACAACCCATAAAGGGGTATCCAGACTTGTTATGCTAGATCGTTATTCCTTTAAGGACACCGAGAAAATAACTCTCACTGAGGGAGATTTTGTTGTTCTGACGATTAAAGAAGATCCGAAATTTCCTGCTCGTGGGTTAGGCTACATAGAGAAGATTGACTGGGAAGCAAAGAAAGCTACTGTTTTTGTCGAAGAGGAGTACCGCGGGGTTCTTGAAAAAGAGGAAGAAATGAAAACCGGTTTAATCTTACGTTCTTTAGATGTAATTGAAAAGCCGCTTGAAATTTTCTATGAACAAATTGCGAAAAGAGTAGCAAAAGGATTATCAGAAGTTGAAACAACAGAAGAAAAGCAACAAGAATGGTTTGATAAATTTTATGCAGAGCTTTCTGCGAAAAACTTTATACCGGCTGGACGTGTCCTCTATGGAGCAGGTTCAGGAACAGAGGTTACTTATTTTAACTGCTACGTGATGCCTTTTGTTCCAGATTCAAGAGAAGGAATTTCTGAGCACCGGAAGCAAGTGATGGAAATCATGAGCCGCGGCGGCGGAGTTGGAACGAACGGTTCGACATTAAGACCGCGTAACACGCTTGCTAAAGGCGTAAATGGGAAATCGTCTGGATCGGTATCATGGCTGGATGATATTGCGAAGCTGACGCATTTAGTTGAACAGGGCGGAAGTCGCAGAGGGGCCCAAATGATTATGATGTCGGTGTGGCATCCAGATATTATCGAATTTATTATCTCGAAAATGCAAAATCCTCGGATTTTACGATTCCTCATCGAAAATACAAAAGACGAGCAAATACGAAAAGCGGCAGAGGATAAATTAAAATTTACCCCATTTACCGAACAAGAAAAAAATATGTATCAGGGTATTATCAACTATAAAAATATTCCCGGTTATGGAGGATTCGGTGAAGCGATTATTCGGGATGCAGAGGAAAAGCTAAGAATCGGAGGAACTTACTCTGTTCATAATCCTGAGTTTTTAACTGGAGCTAATATTTCGGTTTGTTTAACAAACGAATTTATGGAAGCTGTTGAAAATAATGATCTGTTTGCCCTGCAATTCCCTGATGTAGAATCCTATACACCTGAAGAAATGAAACTCTACAATGAAGAATGGCACGAGGTCGGGGACGTCAGAGAATGGTCAAGAAAAGGACACAAGGTCCGCACTTATCGTAAAATTCGAGCACAAGAACTGTGGAACCTGATTAATATTTGTGCCACGTATTCAGCTGAACCCGGTATCTTCTTTATTGATAATGCAAACGAGATGACCAATGCAAAAGCTTACGGTCAGCAGGTTGTAGCGACCAATCCGTGTGGTGAACAGCCACTTGCACCATATTCTGTGTGTAATTTAGCTGCTGTGAATTTAGCTGAAATGGCAAATAAAGAGACCAAAACGGTTGACATTGAAAAGTTAAAGAAAACAGTTGAAATTGGCACCAGAATGCAAGATAACGTAATTGACGCAACTCCATATTTCTTAGAGGCTAATAAAAAACAAGCCCTAGGAGAACGGCGGGTTGGGCTTGGAGTAATGGGTCTGCATGACTTGTTGATTTACTGTGAAAAAGAATATGGGTCTGAAGAAGGCAATAAACTCATCGATGAAGTGTTCAAAACAATTGCAGAAACAGCTTACCGGACTTCAATTGAAATCGCGAAAGAAAAAGGAAGCTTCCCATACTTGGCTGGTCAGACAGAAGCTGACACGAATCGTTTAAGAGATGCCTTTACTGCTACAGGTTTCATGAAAAAAATGCCTGATGATATTAAAGAAAACATCAAAAAATATGGAATTCGAAATTCACATTTATTAACTGTTGCACCAACAGGAAGCACAGGTACGATGGTCGGTGTTTCTACTGGACTCGAACCATATTTCTCCTTCTCTTATTATAGAAGCGGACGTTTAGGTAAATTTATTGAGGTTAAAGCTGATATTGTTCAAGAATATTTAGATGCTCATCCAGAGGCAGATCCAAATAATCTTCCAAACTGGTTTGTTTCTGCGATGGAGCTTTCTCCAGAAGCTCATGCAGATGTTCAATGTATTATCCAAAAATGGATTGACAGTTCGATTAGTAAAACGGTTAATGCACCAAGAGGATATAGCGTCGAGCAAGTGAAAAAAGTTTATGAACGCCTCTATAAAGGCGGAGCAAAAGGCGGTACAGTTTACGTTGATGGTAGCCGTGATGCTCAAGTATTAACATTAAAAGCCGAAGAAAATAGCTTTGAAGAACAGCTCGAGCTTCTTGAAGAAGAACCTAAAAAAGTAGTACTTGTAGATACTATTCAGGATCTTCGTGCCACGAGTGTGACATTCGGATCCGAAATTGGAGATACCTGTCCAGTTTGCCGCAAGGGTACGGTCGAAGAAATCGGCGGATGCAATACTTGTACAAACTGTAATGCCCAATTGAAATGCGGTCTATAAGACTAAGTGAAGTCGTCCTTTTAAAAAGGGCGGCTTTTTTATTGCCAAAAAATATGGAATAAATCCATACTCTCCCCATTAAACATGTAGCATGGCGGACTTTGGGGAGGGAAGCATTTGTATATAGATGGTGTGTTTTCCGGAGGGGGCATTAAAGGTTTCGCACTAGTTGGTGCCTACGAAGCAATTGAGGAAAAAGGGCTAAAATTTCAAAGACTGGCTGCCACTAGTGCAGGGTCTATTGTCGCGGGATTAATTGCAGCTGGTTATTCCAGTAAAGAGATATATGGTCTTGTTGATGAACTAGACGTCAAAAAAATATTGGATGAACGACCTTTATGGCTTCCCATCCCATTCGCAAAATGGCTTTTGCTCTATTGGAGATTGGGTTTATATAAAGGCCATTATTTAGAAAAATGGCTGGGTGAAAAACTGGCCGCAAAGGGGATTAAAAAGTTTAAAGACTTGCCTCCTGACAGTTTCAGAGTGATTGCCTCGGACCTTACAAACGGTAAAATGATGATTCTTCCTAATGACCTAGAAAAATATGGAATTCCGTGGTGGTCGTTTTCTGTAGCGAAAGCGATTCGAATGAGCTGCTCGATTCCTTATTTTTTTGAACCTGTCCGGCTTCCTACAGCAAATGGTACCGTAATAGTTGTAGATGGCGGTGTTCTCAGTAATTTTCCAATGTGGTTATTTGATCAGGAAAATGTCATAAAGGAAAGACCTGTTTTAGGTATTAAGCTAAGTTCAGATTTTCAAGAACATGAAAAGCATGTAATTACTAA is a genomic window of Bacillus oleivorans containing:
- a CDS encoding transglycosylase SLT domain-containing protein produces the protein MASLQSCGPCDCEQYGYRVVYNVTSERIQRWLNQANEAGEYYGINPVVFLAIASVESNGDSSAVNRQQTSYGIVQIQQDHIDAFNCHHGTVYKLTDLIGKGPNIWSANGAVKLSFQILGEYLKELNHMTKAIKLTSTGWNGAICGYNGSFEPHGKGCGYWPIPTSPSCYGEAVYKLCSAYDPWWINPASGKASSFYFGKLSPAPFDILPDYNQVCYGP
- a CDS encoding AAA family ATPase, whose product is MFLTSIHYKPNDITRYPFSLPIFAKLQTLTFTKPVTLFVGENGTGKSTLLQGLACITNRNLIGAQDLADHQDMRSGQELAKAIRPTYKTITNRGFFLRAEDFISFSRRVRSMIEDAENELKQIEIDYKGRSAYAKSLASLPHTRTLHDLRARYGDGLDVRSHGEKFLDFFYSQIHPSGLYILDEPEAPLSPIKQIALIKMIIDSVGEGSQFMISTHSPILMAIPGATIYSLEDDQMIEREYEEIEHVQLTKQFLESPERFLRHL
- a CDS encoding rhodanese-like domain-containing protein, producing the protein MIGLLIVLGAIITYILYNYFTQKKIVKTLTQDDFISGYRKAQLIDVREPNEFDGGHILGARNIPLSQLKMRMKEVRPDKPVYLYCQSGVRSGRAARMLYRKGYRNLYHLQGGFKKWTGKIKTKN
- a CDS encoding vitamin B12-dependent ribonucleotide reductase — encoded protein: MLATESTKHINIERLNKDIAIFPAVHPITPEMHTTHKGVSRLVMLDRYSFKDTEKITLTEGDFVVLTIKEDPKFPARGLGYIEKIDWEAKKATVFVEEEYRGVLEKEEEMKTGLILRSLDVIEKPLEIFYEQIAKRVAKGLSEVETTEEKQQEWFDKFYAELSAKNFIPAGRVLYGAGSGTEVTYFNCYVMPFVPDSREGISEHRKQVMEIMSRGGGVGTNGSTLRPRNTLAKGVNGKSSGSVSWLDDIAKLTHLVEQGGSRRGAQMIMMSVWHPDIIEFIISKMQNPRILRFLIENTKDEQIRKAAEDKLKFTPFTEQEKNMYQGIINYKNIPGYGGFGEAIIRDAEEKLRIGGTYSVHNPEFLTGANISVCLTNEFMEAVENNDLFALQFPDVESYTPEEMKLYNEEWHEVGDVREWSRKGHKVRTYRKIRAQELWNLINICATYSAEPGIFFIDNANEMTNAKAYGQQVVATNPCGEQPLAPYSVCNLAAVNLAEMANKETKTVDIEKLKKTVEIGTRMQDNVIDATPYFLEANKKQALGERRVGLGVMGLHDLLIYCEKEYGSEEGNKLIDEVFKTIAETAYRTSIEIAKEKGSFPYLAGQTEADTNRLRDAFTATGFMKKMPDDIKENIKKYGIRNSHLLTVAPTGSTGTMVGVSTGLEPYFSFSYYRSGRLGKFIEVKADIVQEYLDAHPEADPNNLPNWFVSAMELSPEAHADVQCIIQKWIDSSISKTVNAPRGYSVEQVKKVYERLYKGGAKGGTVYVDGSRDAQVLTLKAEENSFEEQLELLEEEPKKVVLVDTIQDLRATSVTFGSEIGDTCPVCRKGTVEEIGGCNTCTNCNAQLKCGL
- a CDS encoding patatin-like phospholipase family protein, whose translation is MYIDGVFSGGGIKGFALVGAYEAIEEKGLKFQRLAATSAGSIVAGLIAAGYSSKEIYGLVDELDVKKILDERPLWLPIPFAKWLLLYWRLGLYKGHYLEKWLGEKLAAKGIKKFKDLPPDSFRVIASDLTNGKMMILPNDLEKYGIPWWSFSVAKAIRMSCSIPYFFEPVRLPTANGTVIVVDGGVLSNFPMWLFDQENVIKERPVLGIKLSSDFQEHEKHVITNAIHLFGALFETMKDAHDARYISRKHEKNIIFIPTQNVIPIEFELTDEKKEALIQLGKERAQAFLRQWSY